The Zingiber officinale cultivar Zhangliang chromosome 9A, Zo_v1.1, whole genome shotgun sequence genome window below encodes:
- the LOC122019642 gene encoding CST complex subunit STN1-like — protein MNWFQAIHVKLLASDFLSLTVHNSPNYAPTFFRRGMQVWRLETVGVVVSKERIGDFLKFVVDDGTGCIPCIIDLTDRSHLGLAAEVETERALREAATVELGKLVRVRGMITLGEEDGLQLKVRDVVVERDPNMEPLHWMDCIRLARSCYDRAAHP, from the coding sequence ATGAACTGGTTTCAAGCCATCCATGTCAAGCTTCTAGCAAGCGACTTCCTCTCCCTCACTGTCCACAACTCCCCAAACTATGCTCCTACCTTTTTCAGGAGAGGTATGCAAGTTTGGCGACTAGAGACGGTTGGTGTCGTGGTGAGCAAGGAGCGCATTGGCGACTTTCTCAAGTTCGTTGTCGACGATGGGACCGGATGTATTCCTTGCATCATCGACCTCACTGACCGTTCGCATTTGGGGCTCGCTGCAGAAGTGGAGACAGAGAGAGCTCTCAGGGAGGCTGCGACTGTGGAGCTGGGAAAGTTAGTGCGAGTCCGAGGCATGATCACGCTGGGGGAGGAGGATGGACTGCAGCTTAAGGTGAGGGATGTTGTGGTAGAACGTGATCCCAATATGGAGCCTCTGCACTGGATGGATTGCATCCGCTTGGCTAGGAGTTGTTATGATCGTGCAGCACACCCCTAA